The following proteins come from a genomic window of bacterium:
- a CDS encoding phenylacetate--CoA ligase, whose amino-acid sequence MYWEPDKECMDREELEQLQLERLQSTLNRVYAHVPFYRKKFDALGISPEEIGSLSDLSRLPFTTKDDVRANYPYGLFAVPLREVVRIHASSGTTETSSVVGYTRNDITMWSKLAARILVAGGVTKDDVVQVSFRYGLFTGGFGLHYGAERLGASVIPASSGNTARQIQIMKDFKTTALVSTPSYAMLVADTIREMGIPVSAFSLKYGLFGGEPWSEKMREEIQDALGIVATDNYGLSEVIGPGVSGECIERRGLHINEDHFLVEVIDPKTLQPVPPGQTGELVITTLTKEAFPMIRYRTRDLTSLLAGDCPCGRTGRRMSRLGGRTDEMLIIRGMKVSPAKIESLLFEIEGSEPNFRIVIDRKGAMDEVTVLVEAAGEAPFGRERRHVGTTVETIRKRLTHELGVTVDVKLVTKEALAPIDGKPVRVIDNRKL is encoded by the coding sequence ATGTACTGGGAACCCGACAAGGAGTGCATGGACCGGGAGGAGCTGGAGCAGCTCCAGCTCGAACGGCTGCAATCGACGCTCAACCGGGTGTACGCGCACGTCCCGTTCTACCGGAAGAAGTTCGACGCGCTCGGGATCTCCCCGGAGGAGATCGGGTCGCTCTCCGACCTCTCCCGCCTGCCGTTCACGACGAAGGACGACGTGCGCGCGAATTACCCCTACGGGCTGTTCGCGGTCCCCCTTCGGGAGGTCGTCCGCATCCACGCCTCGTCCGGCACGACGGAGACGTCGTCGGTCGTGGGATACACGCGCAACGACATCACGATGTGGAGCAAGCTGGCGGCCCGCATCCTCGTCGCCGGCGGGGTGACCAAGGACGACGTCGTCCAGGTCTCGTTCCGGTACGGGTTGTTCACGGGGGGGTTCGGGCTGCACTACGGCGCGGAGAGGCTCGGCGCCTCGGTGATCCCGGCGTCCAGCGGAAACACCGCGCGCCAGATCCAGATCATGAAGGACTTCAAGACGACGGCGCTGGTGTCCACCCCCTCCTACGCGATGCTGGTCGCCGACACGATCCGCGAGATGGGGATCCCCGTTTCGGCGTTCTCCCTGAAGTACGGCCTGTTCGGGGGGGAGCCGTGGTCCGAGAAGATGCGCGAGGAGATCCAGGACGCCCTCGGGATCGTCGCCACCGACAATTACGGGCTCTCCGAGGTCATCGGGCCGGGGGTCTCCGGCGAATGCATCGAGCGCCGCGGCCTGCACATCAACGAGGACCACTTCCTCGTCGAGGTCATCGACCCGAAGACCCTTCAACCCGTACCGCCCGGCCAAACGGGGGAGCTCGTCATCACGACGTTGACCAAGGAGGCGTTCCCGATGATCCGGTACCGGACCCGGGATCTCACCAGCCTCCTGGCGGGGGATTGTCCGTGCGGGCGGACGGGCCGCCGGATGAGCCGACTGGGGGGCAGGACGGACGAGATGCTGATCATCCGCGGGATGAAGGTGTCCCCCGCAAAGATCGAGTCCCTGCTCTTCGAGATCGAGGGGTCGGAGCCGAACTTCCGGATCGTGATCGACCGGAAGGGGGCGATGGACGAGGTCACGGTCCTCGTCGAGGCCGCCGGGGAGGCGCCGTTCGGGCGGGAGCGACGGCACGTCGGGACGACGGTGGAGACGATCCGGAAGCGGCTGACCCACGAGCTGGGCGTTACGGTGGACGTGAAGCTCGTGACGAAGGAAGCGCTCGCGCCGATCGA
- a CDS encoding ABC transporter ATP-binding protein, with protein MLRIKNVESGYGRLKVLKKVTMHIRAGEIVTIIGANGAGKTSLLKTVSGLIRARSGEILFDMKDIGKLPTEKIVFLGCSLVPEGRQVFAPMTVKENILLGAYPQYRKKRGDAVRDDLERVYKLFPRLKERERQLAGTLSGGEQQMLAIGRALMARPKLIMMDEPSMGLAPLVIKDIFSIITRLRGEGDTVLLVEQNAKAALGIADRGYVLETGRIIMEGTAEDLLTNREVQRAYLGRDLDAEGTM; from the coding sequence ATGTTGAGGATCAAGAACGTCGAGTCCGGATACGGCAGGCTGAAGGTGCTCAAGAAGGTGACGATGCACATCCGGGCCGGCGAGATCGTCACGATCATCGGGGCGAACGGCGCCGGGAAGACCAGCCTCCTGAAGACGGTCTCGGGACTGATCCGGGCCCGCTCGGGAGAGATTCTCTTCGACATGAAGGATATCGGCAAGCTGCCGACGGAGAAGATCGTCTTTCTCGGCTGTTCGCTCGTGCCCGAGGGGCGCCAGGTCTTCGCTCCCATGACGGTAAAGGAGAACATCCTCCTTGGCGCCTACCCGCAATACCGGAAAAAACGCGGAGATGCGGTGCGGGACGACCTCGAGCGCGTCTACAAGCTTTTCCCCCGCCTGAAGGAGCGCGAGAGGCAGCTCGCCGGCACGCTCTCGGGGGGCGAGCAGCAGATGCTCGCCATCGGGAGGGCGCTCATGGCCCGGCCGAAGCTGATCATGATGGACGAGCCCTCGATGGGGCTTGCGCCGCTGGTCATCAAGGACATTTTCTCCATCATCACGAGGCTTCGGGGAGAGGGCGACACGGTCCTGCTCGTCGAGCAGAACGCGAAGGCGGCGCTGGGCATCGCGGACCGCGGATATGTTCTCGAAACCGGAAGGATTATCATGGAAGGCACGGCGGAAGACCTGCTCACGAACCGCGAGGTGCAGCGCGCCTACCTCGGCCGGGACCTGGACGCGGAAGGAACCATGTAA